AAAACTCGTCTATGAGTTTCTCCTTTCGGGGAATTACAACTTTTATCCGGACCACATAGGCGATGCCGTCTTCAGCTATATGAGACAGGGGGGCAAATCACTTCGGCCTGCCGTGTTGCTCTTTTCATGCGGGGCCGTCGGGGGAGATGAGAGGAGGGCGGTTCCGGCGGCGGCCGCTGTGGAGGTTTTCCACACCTGGACGCTCGTCCACGATGATATCATCGACAGGGATAAAACCAGACGGGGCGGACCGACCGTTCATGAGGAGTTCAGGATAAGGGCGATAGAGGAGATGGGATACAGATCCTCCGAGGCAAAGCACTATGGCATGTCGGTCGCCATGCTGGCCGGGGATATGCAGCAGGGATGGGCGGTTTCAATCCTGGCCGACATGGCCTTAAAAGGAGATATAGATCCGAAGCTGGCTCTCTATCTGATAAGGGATTCCGAGATGAGGGTTCTCAGTATCCTGATAGACGGCGAGCTGAGGGATATACAGTATTCGAAGGTACCTATGGAACTCCTAAATGAAACCCTCATCCTGGACATGCTTTGGAAGAAGACGGGGATTCTATACGAATTTGCCGGAAAGGCCGGGGCGATGATAGGGTTGAACACCACCGATCCGAATCACGAATACGTCAAGGCCATATCCTCCTTCACGAGCAAATGTGGAACCGCATTCCAGCTTCAGGACGACATTCTGGGCGTGGTGGGCGACGAGAAGAAGCTGGGCAAACCGGTCGGCTCTGATATCCGTGAGGGCAAGAGAACCCTGGTGTTATATCACGCCTATCAGAACGCCAATCCATCCCAAAAGGAGTTCCTGATGTCGGTTCTGGGGAACCCGAGAGCCAAACTCTCCCAGATAAAGGAGGCGATAAAACTGCTCAGGGATCTGGGAGGGGTGAGCTATACGGCTCATATGGCAAGGTCATATATCATCGACGCGCTGACATATCTCGAATCCATTCCGCCATCGCCGTATAAAGATCTGCTTGAATCATGGGCGCTATATATGATAGAGAGGAAGTTCTGAAATGGTGCTTGAAAGGGTTAATTCGCCGGCAGATCTTAAGAATCTAACGATAGAGGAGCTCAGGATATTAGCCGAGGAGATAAGACAGTATATCCTCACCGTTATGTCCAGCACGCCCGGACATCTGGCCTCAAACCTCGGCACGGTGGAGCTGACCCTCGCCCTGCACAGGGTCTTCGACGCCCCGTCGGATAAGATCATATGGGATGTGGGACATCAGGCCTATGCCCATAAGATCATCACCGGCAGAAGGGACCTTTTCCCTACCATAAGGAAATACGGCGGGTTGAGCGGTTTCCTGAAGCGGAACGAGAGCGAATATGACGCTTTCGGAGCGGGACATGCCGGCACCTCCATACCGGCAGCCCTTGGGATGGCGGTCGGCAGGGATATAAGAGGTGAGACGTTCAGGGTCATAGCCGTGATAGGCGATGGGGCCATGAGCACCGGAATGGCGTTTGAAGGTCTGAACAACGCCGGCGGCATGAGGCGAAACCTCATCGTGATCCTTAACGACAACAAGATGTCCATCTCACCCAATGTCGGCGCCCTGGCCAAATACATAAACAGGATAGTCACCAATCGGGCATATACCCTTTTCAGGGAGAACACCGAGGAGATAATAAGGAGGATCTCCCCTGGAGCGGCGAGGCTTGCCAGAAGGCTCATATCGTTGATGGG
This genomic interval from Candidatus Poribacteria bacterium contains the following:
- a CDS encoding polyprenyl synthetase family protein, with the translated sequence KLVYEFLLSGNYNFYPDHIGDAVFSYMRQGGKSLRPAVLLFSCGAVGGDERRAVPAAAAVEVFHTWTLVHDDIIDRDKTRRGGPTVHEEFRIRAIEEMGYRSSEAKHYGMSVAMLAGDMQQGWAVSILADMALKGDIDPKLALYLIRDSEMRVLSILIDGELRDIQYSKVPMELLNETLILDMLWKKTGILYEFAGKAGAMIGLNTTDPNHEYVKAISSFTSKCGTAFQLQDDILGVVGDEKKLGKPVGSDIREGKRTLVLYHAYQNANPSQKEFLMSVLGNPRAKLSQIKEAIKLLRDLGGVSYTAHMARSYIIDALTYLESIPPSPYKDLLESWALYMIERKF